One segment of Nostoc piscinale CENA21 DNA contains the following:
- a CDS encoding transposase codes for MRKLTESDKQEILKLYRETAETTSTLAERYDVSNSTISRLLKSTLPEDEYEYLVSLKRAARTPEGRAQVNYEQLPLLVPKEPEIEPPQSESKPIELPKLKSQEPVIEAASEPEDDEEANSGSRRVRRRSSATTEKPKPKLVKKAEIPPEQPPEIASIPSPIMDEERPKVAAFADILGEELLDESEDLDDLDDDLDDDDLDDDDYEEDDDDFDEPRPLVTRRRLGEAPVQVLPLSAANLPRTCYLVIDRSAELITRPLKDFGDLGQIPTLETQQRTLPIFDNHRVAKRFSTKRDRVIKVPDSRMLHKARTHLQAKGITRLLIDGQVYSLSAL; via the coding sequence GTGAGAAAACTAACAGAATCAGATAAACAAGAAATTCTTAAGTTATATCGAGAAACTGCTGAAACGACCTCGACTTTAGCAGAACGTTATGACGTGAGCAACTCAACCATCAGCCGTCTGCTCAAAAGCACCTTACCAGAGGATGAGTACGAATACTTAGTTTCTTTGAAACGCGCGGCTCGGACTCCTGAAGGTAGGGCGCAGGTAAATTATGAGCAGTTGCCTTTGCTGGTACCAAAAGAGCCAGAAATCGAACCTCCTCAGAGTGAAAGCAAGCCTATAGAGTTGCCTAAGCTCAAATCACAGGAGCCAGTCATCGAAGCAGCATCAGAACCAGAGGATGATGAGGAAGCAAATTCTGGTAGTAGAAGAGTGCGGCGGCGTTCCTCAGCAACTACAGAAAAGCCAAAGCCAAAATTGGTGAAAAAAGCCGAAATTCCGCCAGAACAACCACCGGAAATTGCCAGCATTCCTAGCCCAATAATGGATGAGGAACGCCCCAAAGTTGCTGCTTTTGCCGATATCCTGGGCGAAGAACTACTCGATGAGTCTGAAGATTTAGATGATTTAGACGATGATTTAGATGATGACGATTTAGATGATGATGATTATGAGGAGGATGACGATGACTTTGACGAGCCAAGACCGTTAGTTACAAGACGCAGGTTAGGTGAAGCACCAGTCCAAGTTTTGCCATTGTCGGCGGCTAATTTACCGAGAACTTGTTATTTGGTAATTGACCGTTCCGCCGAGTTAATTACTAGACCACTCAAGGACTTTGGTGATTTGGGGCAAATTCCGACTCTGGAAACCCAGCAGCGCACTCTGCCTATATTTGATAACCATCGCGTAGCCAAACGTTTCTCAACAAAACGCGATCGCGTGATTAAAGTTCCTGATAGTAGAATGCTACACAAGGCACGGACTCACCTCCAAGCTAAAGGCATCACTCGCCTGTTAATTGA
- a CDS encoding Npun_F0813 family protein produces the protein MFILKRQDVEISSIQHPKRDQQVPILHYQGQTFRLISLFKANQEEEARALWRDLTDNRGKACVLLEEPDRFSIWGKIRLEQLDGDTGGHGKTDILIQASILLLQAVHLDIEEFLGARQLTLFEKDMGEVFRQQKFPEASSPESVKHLVTIDPLEDTKLPAWQENHVTTFLQELHKLGKTYFGNANFANKVADRLQDMAEGERSLFISWLNQSSLNKLWQ, from the coding sequence ATGTTTATTCTCAAACGGCAGGATGTTGAAATATCAAGCATTCAGCACCCAAAAAGGGATCAGCAAGTGCCGATCCTCCATTATCAGGGGCAAACCTTTCGGTTGATTAGTTTATTTAAAGCTAATCAAGAAGAAGAAGCTCGCGCCTTGTGGAGAGATTTGACAGATAATCGCGGTAAAGCTTGTGTCTTGCTAGAAGAGCCAGATCGTTTTAGCATCTGGGGTAAAATCCGCTTAGAACAGCTAGATGGTGATACTGGTGGTCATGGCAAGACAGACATACTCATTCAAGCCAGTATCTTGCTACTGCAAGCGGTACATCTGGATATTGAAGAGTTCTTAGGCGCTCGTCAATTAACATTATTTGAAAAAGATATGGGGGAAGTTTTTCGACAGCAGAAATTTCCCGAAGCTTCTTCCCCCGAATCTGTTAAGCATTTAGTGACCATAGATCCCTTAGAAGACACCAAACTTCCAGCTTGGCAAGAAAACCATGTAACTACGTTTTTACAGGAACTGCACAAGCTAGGGAAAACTTATTTTGGTAATGCCAACTTTGCCAACAAAGTAGCCGATAGGTTACAGGATATGGCAGAAGGCGAGCGATCGCTATTTATCTCCTGGCTCAACCAATCTTCACTCAATAAACTCTGGCAATAG
- a CDS encoding mechanosensitive ion channel family protein yields MILLRWVANLIIIVVAILVYAQTHQINILGLLASLGIGGLAVAFAAQKTLEQILGGIVLYLDRPFVIDDYIGLPDGTFGRVESIGLRSTRIRTSGKGTVMIVPNSALTQLNIENFTGAKKVMSILYLTFYRAISSEERALIRQVILDSTNDIFGIDSRNTEVTFKTINGDIEKTQAQVAFFILGSGDVSMELRRQLLDLATQTMTQCLKEYGIAFDIEEPTIYVDSPITI; encoded by the coding sequence TTGATTCTTTTAAGATGGGTAGCTAATCTCATTATTATTGTAGTCGCAATTTTAGTTTACGCTCAAACCCATCAAATTAATATATTAGGGTTATTAGCAAGTTTAGGTATTGGTGGTTTAGCAGTAGCTTTTGCAGCTCAAAAAACTTTAGAACAAATTCTTGGTGGTATTGTTCTTTATCTTGACCGTCCATTTGTAATTGATGATTACATCGGATTACCCGATGGGACTTTTGGCAGAGTGGAATCTATAGGATTGAGATCCACACGTATTAGAACTTCTGGGAAAGGAACTGTGATGATAGTTCCTAATAGTGCTTTAACTCAATTAAATATTGAGAACTTTACTGGTGCTAAGAAAGTTATGTCTATACTTTATTTGACATTCTACCGCGCAATTAGTAGTGAAGAACGTGCCTTAATTCGTCAGGTAATTCTTGATAGTACTAATGACATTTTTGGTATTGATTCAAGAAATACCGAAGTAACTTTTAAAACTATTAATGGAGATATAGAAAAAACACAAGCTCAAGTTGCCTTCTTTATTTTGGGTTCTGGTGATGTTTCAATGGAATTGCGCCGTCAGCTTTTAGATTTAGCAACTCAAACTATGACTCAGTGCTTAAAAGAATATGGTATTGCGTTTGATATAGAAGAACCAACAATCTATGTGGACTCACCGATTACAATTTAG
- the arsH gene encoding arsenical resistance protein ArsH, giving the protein MQLRYMTTFDHPPRILFLYGSLRDRSYSRLLAEEAARIITEFGAEVKFFDPRELPIYGSVPDTHPKVQELRELSLWSEGQVWSSPELHGQISGIIKNQIDWIPLSMGAVRPTQGRTLAVMQVSGGSQSFNAVNTLRILGRWMRMFTIPNQSSVAKAYQEFNEDGTMKDSPYRDRVVDVMEELYKFTLLLRDKVDYLTDRYSERKEKAAKEVIEIANKALQTN; this is encoded by the coding sequence GTGCAACTACGTTATATGACAACATTCGACCATCCCCCCAGAATTTTGTTTTTGTATGGTTCTTTGCGTGATCGCTCCTACAGTCGCCTGTTAGCAGAAGAAGCAGCACGCATCATTACAGAATTTGGTGCAGAGGTGAAGTTTTTCGACCCCAGAGAACTCCCAATTTACGGTAGTGTACCTGACACCCATCCCAAGGTTCAGGAATTGCGGGAATTAAGTTTGTGGTCAGAAGGGCAAGTTTGGTCTAGTCCAGAGTTACACGGTCAAATTTCTGGGATTATTAAAAATCAAATAGATTGGATTCCCTTAAGTATGGGTGCAGTTCGTCCAACCCAAGGCAGAACTTTGGCGGTGATGCAGGTAAGCGGTGGTTCTCAGTCTTTCAACGCTGTGAATACATTGAGAATTTTGGGGCGATGGATGCGGATGTTTACGATTCCCAATCAATCATCAGTAGCGAAAGCCTATCAAGAGTTTAACGAAGACGGCACCATGAAAGATTCACCCTACCGCGATCGCGTTGTGGATGTGATGGAAGAACTTTATAAGTTTACTTTGTTGTTGCGAGATAAGGTAGATTATCTCACTGATCGCTACAGCGAACGGAAAGAGAAAGCTGCCAAAGAAGTCATTGAGATAGCTAACAAAGCTTTGCAAACCAATTAG